The Dioscorea cayenensis subsp. rotundata cultivar TDr96_F1 chromosome 21, TDr96_F1_v2_PseudoChromosome.rev07_lg8_w22 25.fasta, whole genome shotgun sequence genome includes a region encoding these proteins:
- the LOC120252493 gene encoding probable disease resistance protein At1g61300, producing MGASKKIKVKCLELDEAWVLFKHNVNLAVIESDEKLKKIAREVMNKCGGLPLALQVVGKAMSNRNTVQDWEFILSSLKISRTQVVQGVQESLLPILKFSYDTLLRNIQECFLWASLLRWLSKEGLLKLWIGLGLIGDFVNLQQSYLQARYIFNILEKSCLLYSSDDDYVDLHDAIYEMAVWIASDCGMNKNKWIVKKYDMFVVEIPSINAENWRFANE from the coding sequence ATGGGGGCAAGCAAAAAGATTAAAGTGAAATGCTTGGAATTAGATGAAGCATGGGTTCTTTTCAAGCACAATGTTAATCTAGCTGTTATTGAGTCAGAtgaaaagttgaagaaaatagCAAGGGAAGTGATGAACAAGTGTGGTGGTTTGCCACTTGCTCTGCAAGTGGTGGGTAAGGCGATGTCTAATAGAAATACCGTCCAAGATTGGGAATTTATTTTGAGCTCGCTAAAGATTTCACGTACTCAAGTAGTTCAAGGTGTGCAGGAATCACTACTTCCTATTTTGAAATTCAGTTATGATACTCTACTTAGAAATATTCAGGAGTGTTTCTTGTGGGCTTCCCTTTTACGATGGTTATCCAAAGAAGGTTTGTTAAAATTATGGATTGGTTTAGGCTTAATCGGTGATTTTGTCAATTTACAACAATCTTATCTCCAAGcaagatatatttttaacattctAGAGAaatcatgtttattgtattcttCTGATGATGATTATGTGGACCTACATGATGCAATTTATGAGATGGCAGTGTGGATAGCATCAGACTGTGGGATGAACAAGAATAAATGGATAGTGAAAAAATATGATATGTTTGTAGTTGAAATACCATCAATCAATGCAGAGAATTGGAGATTCGCGAACGAGTGA